Proteins from a single region of Streptomyces griseiscabiei:
- the sufU gene encoding Fe-S cluster assembly sulfur transfer protein SufU, translating into MKLDSMYQEVILDHYKHPHGRGLRDGDAEVHHVNPTCGDEITLRVKYDGTTVEDVSYEGQGCSISQASASVLNDLLVGKDLADARKIQETFLELMQSKGKIEPDDAMEEVLEDAVAFAGVSKYPARVKCALLSWMAWKDATAQALGADADAERKTA; encoded by the coding sequence GTGAAGCTGGACTCGATGTACCAGGAAGTCATCCTGGACCACTACAAGCACCCGCACGGGCGGGGCTTGCGGGATGGCGACGCCGAGGTGCACCACGTGAACCCGACGTGCGGCGACGAGATCACCCTGCGAGTGAAGTACGACGGCACGACCGTCGAGGACGTGTCGTACGAGGGCCAGGGCTGCTCGATCAGCCAGGCGTCGGCCTCCGTGCTGAACGACCTCCTCGTCGGCAAGGACCTCGCCGACGCGCGGAAGATCCAGGAGACCTTCCTGGAGCTGATGCAGTCCAAGGGGAAGATCGAGCCCGACGACGCGATGGAGGAGGTGCTGGAGGACGCGGTCGCGTTCGCCGGTGTCTCCAAGTACCCGGCACGGGTCAAGTGCGCCCTCCTCAGCTGGATGGCGTGGAAGGACGCGACGGCCCAGGCGCTGGGCGCCGACGCCGACGCCGAAAGGAAGACGGCATGA
- a CDS encoding cysteine desulfurase encodes MTQLPGLLDTEAIRKDFPILDRQVHDGRKLVYLDNAATSQKPRQVLDALSEYYERYNANVHRGVHVLAEEATALYEGARDKVAAFVNAPSRDEVIFTKNASESLNLVANMLGWADEPYRVDSETEIVITEMEHHSNIVPWQLLSQRTGAKLKWFGLTDDGRLDLSNIDEIITEKTKIVSFVLVSNILGTVNPVEAIVRRAQEVGALVCIDASQAAPHMPLDVQALQADFVAFTGHKMCGPTGIGVLWGRQELLEDLPPFLGGGEMIETVSMHSSTYAPAPHKFEAGTPPIAQAVGLGAAIDYLNSIGMDKVLAHEHAITEYAVKRLTEVPDLRIIGPATAEDRGAAISFTLGDIHPHDVGQVLDEQGIAVRVGHHCARPVCLRYGIPATTRASFYLYSTPAEIDALVDGLEHVRNFFG; translated from the coding sequence GTGACACAGCTGCCGGGCCTCCTCGACACCGAGGCGATCCGCAAGGACTTCCCCATCCTGGACCGCCAGGTCCACGACGGCCGGAAGCTCGTGTACCTGGACAACGCGGCGACCTCGCAGAAGCCGCGCCAGGTGCTGGACGCCCTGAGCGAGTACTACGAGCGCTACAACGCCAACGTCCACCGCGGTGTGCATGTGCTCGCCGAGGAGGCCACGGCACTGTACGAAGGCGCGCGTGACAAGGTCGCCGCCTTCGTCAACGCGCCCAGCCGCGACGAGGTGATCTTCACCAAGAACGCCTCCGAGTCGCTGAACCTCGTGGCGAACATGCTCGGCTGGGCCGACGAGCCCTACCGGGTGGACTCCGAGACCGAGATCGTCATCACGGAGATGGAGCACCACTCCAACATCGTGCCGTGGCAGCTGCTCTCGCAGCGCACGGGCGCGAAGCTGAAGTGGTTCGGGCTGACCGACGACGGCCGCCTCGACCTCTCCAACATCGACGAGATCATCACGGAGAAGACGAAGATCGTCTCCTTCGTGCTGGTCTCCAACATCCTCGGCACGGTCAACCCCGTCGAGGCGATAGTGCGCCGGGCGCAGGAGGTCGGCGCCCTGGTCTGCATCGACGCCTCGCAGGCCGCGCCGCACATGCCGCTGGACGTCCAGGCCCTCCAGGCCGACTTCGTGGCCTTCACCGGCCACAAGATGTGCGGTCCGACCGGCATCGGTGTGCTCTGGGGCCGCCAGGAGCTGCTGGAGGACCTGCCTCCGTTCCTCGGCGGCGGCGAGATGATCGAGACGGTGTCGATGCACTCGTCGACGTACGCTCCCGCCCCGCACAAGTTCGAGGCGGGCACCCCGCCGATCGCGCAGGCGGTCGGTCTGGGCGCGGCGATCGACTATCTGAACTCCATCGGCATGGACAAGGTCCTCGCCCATGAGCACGCGATCACCGAGTACGCGGTGAAGCGGCTGACGGAGGTCCCGGACCTCAGGATCATCGGCCCCGCCACGGCCGAGGACCGGGGCGCGGCGATCTCCTTCACGCTCGGTGACATCCACCCGCACGACGTGGGCCAGGTCCTCGACGAGCAGGGCATCGCGGTCCGGGTCGGCCACCACTGCGCCCGCCCCGTCTGCCTGCGGTACGGAATTCCCGCGACCACCAGGGCGTCGTTCTATCTGTACTCCACGCCGGCCGAGATCGACGCACTGGTCGACGGCCTGGAGCACGTACGGAACTTCTTCGGCTGA
- the sufC gene encoding Fe-S cluster assembly ATPase SufC has product MATLEIRDLHVTVEADNATKEILKGVDLTVKQGETHAIMGPNGSGKSTLAYSLAGHPKYTITGGTVLLDGEDVLEMSVDERARAGLFLAMQYPVEVPGVSVSNFLRTSATAIRGEAPKLRTWVKEVKEAMTRLNMDPSFAERNVNEGFSGGEKKRHEILQLELLKPKVAILDETDSGLDVDALRIVSEGVNRVRETGEVGTLLITHYTRILRYIKPDHVHVFANGRIAESGGPELADQLEAEGYDKYVKGGASA; this is encoded by the coding sequence ATGGCAACGCTTGAAATCCGAGACCTGCACGTCACCGTCGAGGCCGACAACGCCACGAAGGAGATCCTCAAGGGCGTCGACCTCACCGTGAAGCAGGGCGAGACGCACGCCATCATGGGCCCCAACGGCTCCGGCAAGTCGACCCTCGCCTACTCCCTCGCGGGTCACCCGAAGTACACGATCACCGGCGGCACCGTGCTGCTCGACGGCGAGGACGTCCTGGAGATGTCCGTCGACGAGCGCGCCCGCGCGGGCCTGTTCCTGGCGATGCAGTACCCGGTCGAGGTCCCCGGCGTCTCGGTCTCCAACTTCCTGCGCACCTCCGCCACCGCCATCCGCGGCGAGGCCCCCAAGCTGCGCACCTGGGTCAAGGAGGTCAAGGAGGCCATGACGCGCCTCAACATGGACCCCTCCTTCGCCGAGCGCAACGTCAACGAGGGCTTCTCCGGCGGTGAGAAGAAGCGCCACGAGATCCTTCAGCTGGAGCTGCTCAAGCCGAAGGTCGCGATCCTCGACGAGACGGACTCCGGTCTGGACGTCGACGCCCTTCGTATCGTCTCCGAGGGCGTCAACCGCGTCCGCGAGACCGGCGAGGTCGGCACCCTGCTGATCACCCACTACACGCGCATCCTGCGCTACATCAAGCCCGACCACGTGCATGTGTTCGCGAACGGCCGGATCGCCGAGTCGGGCGGCCCGGAGCTCGCCGACCAGCTCGAGGCCGAGGGCTACGACAAGTACGTGAAGGGTGGCGCATCCGCGTGA
- a CDS encoding AbfB domain-containing protein, translating to MPPQKPGPDPDQNTPHLPVLRSAKVWETGVAPNDTRIPGTRRLWLAGALALAVVSSCVTAITLQGSGPDDSSERNGTTTAADDRILPSLSLPPTSPPATSAPDGKSGLSEPQGSEGDATGDGGKDEGKGSAGSKDSDSSDDKQQGGSKPTAKPSKTTSPPKKPPSTSTTRKSVRSANYPDRYWHLRNGVIQLDQVSSRSGSETKDDSSFKVVSGLANSSCYSFRMADGRYVRHQNFVLRASGNDGSQLFKQDATFCPRSGYSGSVMLESVNYRGYYVRHRNFQLRLERAEYGGQFYADATFNLVKGFS from the coding sequence ATGCCGCCACAGAAGCCCGGACCTGATCCGGACCAGAACACGCCCCACCTTCCGGTGCTCAGATCCGCGAAGGTGTGGGAGACGGGTGTCGCCCCGAACGACACCCGAATACCCGGCACCCGCCGCCTCTGGCTGGCCGGTGCCCTCGCCCTGGCCGTGGTCTCCTCCTGCGTGACCGCGATCACCTTGCAGGGCTCGGGACCTGACGACTCGTCGGAGCGCAACGGCACCACCACCGCCGCCGACGACCGGATCCTCCCCTCCCTCTCCCTCCCGCCCACCTCGCCCCCGGCGACCTCGGCGCCGGACGGCAAGAGCGGGCTGTCGGAGCCCCAGGGCTCCGAGGGCGACGCGACGGGCGACGGGGGCAAGGACGAGGGCAAGGGCTCCGCCGGCTCCAAGGACTCCGACTCGTCCGACGACAAGCAGCAGGGCGGCTCCAAGCCGACCGCCAAGCCGTCGAAGACGACGTCGCCTCCGAAGAAGCCGCCGTCCACCTCGACCACGCGCAAGTCCGTCCGGTCCGCCAACTACCCGGACCGCTACTGGCACTTGCGCAACGGCGTGATCCAGCTGGACCAGGTCAGCTCCCGCAGCGGCAGCGAGACCAAGGACGACTCCTCCTTCAAGGTGGTCTCCGGCCTCGCCAACTCCTCCTGCTACTCGTTCCGTATGGCGGACGGCCGCTACGTGCGCCACCAGAACTTCGTGCTCCGCGCGTCCGGCAACGACGGCTCACAGCTGTTCAAGCAGGACGCCACCTTCTGCCCCCGTTCCGGCTACTCGGGCTCGGTCATGCTGGAGTCGGTGAACTACCGCGGCTACTACGTCCGCCACCGCAACTTCCAGCTCCGCCTGGAGCGCGCGGAATACGGCGGCCAGTTCTACGCGGACGCGACGTTCAACCTGGTGAAGGGCTTCTCCTGA
- a CDS encoding metal-sulfur cluster assembly factor, giving the protein MSETLEMKPASEEEVREALYDVVDPELGIDVVNLGLIYGIHIDDANIATIDMTLTSAACPLTDVIEDQAKSATDGIVNELRINWVWMPPWGPDKITDDGREQLRALGFNV; this is encoded by the coding sequence ATGAGCGAGACCCTGGAGATGAAGCCGGCCTCCGAGGAGGAGGTCCGCGAGGCCCTGTACGACGTCGTCGACCCCGAGCTGGGCATCGATGTCGTCAACCTCGGCCTGATCTACGGCATCCACATCGACGACGCGAACATCGCGACGATCGACATGACCCTGACCTCCGCGGCCTGCCCGCTGACGGATGTCATCGAGGACCAGGCGAAGTCCGCCACGGACGGCATCGTCAACGAACTCCGTATCAACTGGGTCTGGATGCCCCCGTGGGGCCCCGACAAGATCACCGACGACGGTCGCGAGCAGCTCAGGGCGCTCGGGTTCAACGTCTGA
- the sufD gene encoding Fe-S cluster assembly protein SufD: MAEAQNAPTLESTRAGGPPPMGSTTAGAVAVAAESTVATRMSAPPSFDVADFPVPHGREEEWRFTPLARLRGLHDGTAVADGPGLKVDIQVPEGVTEELVGRDDPRLGRAGTPVDRVAAQAYSAFERAGVVSVPKETVLTEPIRIAVHGEGGVAYGHQLIELGDFAEAVVVMDHTGDAVVAANVDFVLGDGAKLTVVSVQDWDDTAVHVAQHNALIGRDASFKSVVVTFGGDVVRLHPRVSYAGTGGEAELFGLYFTDAGQHQEHRLLVDHNVPHCKSNVVYKGALQGEGAHAVWIGDVLIEAKAEGTDTYEMNRNLVLTDGARVDSVPNLEIETGEIVGAGHASATGRFDDEQLFYLMARGIPADEARRLVVRGFFAELVQQIGVDDIQDRLLAKIDEELETVSGSGR, translated from the coding sequence ATGGCTGAGGCTCAGAACGCCCCCACCCTCGAATCCACTCGGGCGGGGGGACCCCCACCGATGGGGTCCACCACCGCCGGCGCGGTGGCCGTTGCCGCCGAGTCGACCGTCGCCACGCGCATGAGCGCGCCCCCGTCCTTCGACGTGGCGGACTTCCCGGTCCCGCACGGCCGTGAGGAGGAGTGGCGGTTCACCCCGCTGGCGCGGCTGCGCGGGCTGCACGACGGCACCGCCGTCGCCGACGGCCCCGGCCTGAAGGTCGACATCCAGGTGCCCGAAGGCGTCACCGAGGAACTCGTCGGCCGGGACGACCCGCGCCTCGGCCGGGCCGGCACCCCCGTGGACCGCGTCGCCGCCCAGGCGTACTCGGCCTTCGAGCGGGCCGGTGTCGTCTCCGTCCCCAAGGAGACGGTCCTCACCGAGCCGATCCGGATCGCCGTGCACGGCGAGGGCGGCGTTGCCTACGGGCACCAGCTGATCGAGCTGGGCGACTTCGCCGAGGCCGTCGTGGTCATGGACCACACCGGTGACGCGGTCGTCGCCGCCAACGTCGACTTTGTCCTCGGCGACGGCGCCAAGCTGACCGTCGTCTCCGTCCAGGACTGGGACGACACGGCCGTGCACGTGGCCCAGCACAACGCCCTCATCGGCCGGGACGCGAGCTTCAAGTCCGTCGTGGTCACCTTCGGCGGCGACGTCGTACGCCTCCACCCGCGCGTCTCCTACGCCGGCACCGGCGGCGAGGCCGAGCTGTTCGGGCTGTACTTCACGGACGCCGGCCAGCACCAGGAGCACCGCCTCCTGGTCGACCACAACGTCCCGCACTGCAAGTCCAACGTCGTCTACAAGGGCGCGCTCCAGGGCGAGGGCGCCCACGCCGTGTGGATCGGCGACGTGCTGATCGAGGCCAAGGCCGAGGGCACCGACACCTACGAGATGAACCGGAACCTCGTCCTCACGGACGGCGCCCGGGTCGACTCGGTGCCGAACCTGGAGATCGAGACCGGCGAGATCGTCGGCGCCGGACACGCCTCCGCGACCGGCCGCTTCGACGACGAGCAGCTCTTCTACCTGATGGCCCGCGGCATCCCGGCCGACGAGGCCCGCCGGCTGGTCGTCCGCGGCTTCTTCGCCGAACTGGTCCAGCAGATCGGTGTGGACGACATCCAGGACCGCCTCCTCGCGAAGATCGACGAGGAGCTGGAGACCGTGTCTGGATCGGGCCGATGA
- a CDS encoding non-heme iron oxygenase ferredoxin subunit, whose protein sequence is MTTVDHARFVRACGLSELEEDTPKRVELDGTPVSVVQTEGEVFAIHDICSHANVSLSEGEVEDCQIECWLHGSAFDLRTGKPSGLPATRPVPVYPVKIEGDDVLVSLTQES, encoded by the coding sequence ATGACCACCGTCGACCATGCCCGTTTCGTACGGGCCTGTGGACTGAGCGAGCTGGAGGAGGACACCCCCAAGCGGGTGGAACTCGACGGCACGCCGGTCTCGGTCGTACAGACCGAGGGCGAGGTGTTCGCCATCCACGACATCTGCTCGCACGCGAACGTCTCGCTCTCCGAGGGCGAGGTGGAGGACTGCCAGATCGAGTGCTGGCTGCACGGCTCCGCGTTCGACCTCAGAACCGGCAAGCCGTCCGGCCTTCCCGCGACGCGCCCCGTCCCCGTATACCCCGTAAAGATCGAAGGGGACGACGTGCTCGTCTCCCTCACCCAGGAGTCCTGA